From a region of the Micromonospora tarapacensis genome:
- a CDS encoding ClpP family protease has product MTDMHIPAKPLRAIDARGGDTIGNLDDSVYNRLLKERIIFLGSEVTDQVANRICAQLLLLAAEDPDRDINLWINSPGGSVYSGMAIYDTMQFIDNDVSTVAMGMAASMGQLLLCAGTKGKRYALPHARIMMHQPSGGMGGTAADIAIQAEQMLYTKRMFQERVAHHTGQPPAQIEADSDRDRWFTAQEAVDYGFIDKVITGATQVPEGAGTLS; this is encoded by the coding sequence ATGACCGACATGCACATCCCAGCGAAGCCACTCCGGGCGATCGACGCCCGCGGCGGTGACACCATTGGCAACCTCGACGACTCGGTCTACAACCGGTTGCTCAAGGAACGGATCATCTTCCTGGGCAGCGAGGTGACCGACCAGGTCGCCAACCGCATCTGCGCGCAGCTGCTGCTGCTCGCCGCGGAGGATCCGGACCGCGACATCAACCTCTGGATCAACTCGCCCGGTGGCTCGGTCTACTCCGGCATGGCGATCTACGACACCATGCAGTTCATCGACAACGACGTGTCGACCGTGGCGATGGGGATGGCCGCGTCAATGGGTCAGCTGCTGCTCTGCGCGGGCACCAAGGGCAAGCGTTACGCCCTCCCGCACGCCCGGATCATGATGCACCAGCCGTCCGGCGGCATGGGCGGCACCGCCGCCGACATCGCGATCCAGGCCGAGCAGATGCTGTACACCAAGCGGATGTTCCAGGAGCGGGTCGCCCATCACACCGGCCAGCCGCCGGCGCAGATCGAGGCGGACTCGGACCGGGACCGCTGGTTCACCGCGCAGGAGGCCGTGGACTACGGCTTCATCGACAAGGTGATCACCGGGGCCACCCAGGTTCCCGAGGGCGCCGGGACCCTGAGCTGA
- a CDS encoding ATP-dependent Clp protease proteolytic subunit, producing the protein MTDLSLPPQFAAVHNRYVLPSFVERTSYGVKESNPYNKLFEDRIIFLGVQVDDASANDVMAQLLTLEGTDPDRDIIMYINSPGGSFTAMTAIYDTMQYVRPDISTVCLGQAASAAAVLLSAGTPGKRMALPNSRIIIHQPATEGGYGQGSDIEIQAREILRMRTQLEEMLSRHCDRPVDLVRKDIDRDKIMTAEEAREYGLVDTILTSRKKGLLAANAAS; encoded by the coding sequence ATGACCGACCTGAGCCTGCCGCCACAGTTCGCGGCCGTGCACAACCGCTATGTCCTGCCGTCGTTCGTCGAGCGCACGTCGTACGGGGTCAAGGAGTCCAACCCGTACAACAAGCTCTTCGAGGACCGGATCATCTTCCTCGGCGTCCAGGTGGACGACGCGTCGGCCAACGACGTGATGGCGCAGTTGCTCACCCTGGAGGGGACCGACCCCGACCGGGACATCATCATGTACATCAACTCTCCCGGCGGCTCGTTCACCGCCATGACGGCGATCTACGACACCATGCAGTACGTCCGGCCGGACATCTCGACGGTCTGCCTCGGCCAGGCCGCGTCCGCTGCCGCGGTGCTGCTGTCGGCGGGCACCCCGGGTAAGCGGATGGCGCTGCCGAACTCGCGGATCATCATCCACCAGCCGGCCACCGAGGGTGGCTACGGGCAGGGCTCGGACATCGAGATCCAGGCCCGGGAGATCCTGCGGATGCGTACGCAGCTGGAGGAGATGCTCTCCCGGCACTGCGACCGGCCGGTCGACCTGGTCCGCAAGGACATCGACCGGGACAAGATCATGACGGCCGAGGAGGCCCGCGAGTACGGGCTGGTCGACACGATCCTCACGAGCCGCAAGAAGGGCCTGTTGGCCGCGAACGCCGCCAGCTGA